aataacaaaaacaacaacactaatgATGATGTTATTTGAAAAGTTGATGTTGGGTAAATTTTTTCGTTATAACAAATCGATTATAATACATCACAAGCACTTAACCTAAATAACGCACCGTGATAGCTTgaaaaaagataaagaaaacTTACCTAATGGCATATTGCCGCCAGAAGCAGTGCGCAACCATAAAACATCAGGCATTGGATCACCGCCAACACGACAAGGGAAAGTCACTGATGAACCCTCCAAAACGGTTTGATCATGTGGGCCACGTATAATAAATGGTTTAACTGTGAAGGatggaaacaaaaaaatcttttatagtaGAAAGCATTGAACATAGGGGGAGAAAACAAAATGAAAggtaaatttattaagaaaatcttaatattGTTGGTATAGGTTTCTTTTTAGATTTTCCACTAAATTAAATATGACATTTGATTTCTCTTTTCTCTATTATAATATCAgcataatttctataaataaaaatatttagtttaaaaaatttttctaacttACTGTGAACTTTTAAGGTGGCCATTGTAGACTCTCGTATGCCTACTGGATTTTTGGCAATACACTGATATTGACCCTCATCACTTTGACGGGCATCTTGTATGGCTAAATTGCCACCATCTACTATGCGTATTCTCTTCGTCGATTCCATATCTAAGATTTGAccactttttttccaaaataccACTGGTTCGGGTACACCACGTGGTGCGGCACATTCCAAGAGAGCCGTATCACCCTGTGCTATGCGTGTATTTTGCGGTTCAATACGAAATTCATCACGAAGaactaaaagaaatataagAAGAAAATGAAAAGTTAAAGGTTAAAGTTcgttgaaaaatatgtataaaaaaatgaaatcaatttatttttaaagccaCCTACAACTAAACAAATATTCTGCCCACTTAAGTATATTTATATGCGAATGAAATATGTGGCAGTGTGAGCTTTTAAGGATAACAAACACAATTAATAGTTTATTTGGTTTAATGTTGATGTTTCTAACATAATGAAATAACATTGATCCTATTGATGTAATGGAAGTTACTTGCTTATAATTCCAACACAATAGATAATAACAAACAAGACCCGTTCCaatgacaattggatcttcgcttcGGAATGACctgagtcatactcggccaaagattgtcaacccagctgTATTAACTGAAGTTTTTTTCCCCAGAAAAGAACTATCGACAACAGTAGAatagttacaacaacaacaaataagacCTGGAATACCCCAcaatttttctgaaaaagtAATTCCGAGTTCAAAAAGAATGTATGTGATATAACTGTCAAATACCTACAAAATCCTGAGATACAAATACAGTAACTTTGCTGAACCTGAACCGACTTTTAATTTCTCAGCAAGAAGACCCTGAGGACTTTAGTgggttagttagatagttagttagttagttagttagttagttagttagttagttagttagttagttagttagttagttagttagttagttagttagttagttacttagttagttagttaattagttagttagttagttagttagttacttagttagttagttaattagttagttagttagtcagttagttagttacttagttagttattcaTATTATAAGTTTTCCCTTCCTAAAAGGCTTTTGGGTTCGCCATCAATGCAGACTAACAAATATACGGTGTGAACTAGTaacaactttttataccctacaccactatagtgaggatgtttgtgctgatatttgtaactcACAAAAATATTGGCCCGTCCGTCTGTTCGGCTGGCTGTCCAAGTAAATCTGGTGCGCaatgtacaggccgcaatttttaagataatttgatgaagcatgttttttggcacagtgacgcagcctattgaaaatggttaaaatcggtccattatttcacctagtccccatacaaccgtacctcccgatttggacttttttttgtcataattacgtcaaatattctattatctctctaaaaactgacacaaataagtttttttttataagtgtaAATGagactgcagattttcgtaatgattggcccttatttgaccccagcccccatacaacactCTTTCCAAAAATGTCTTTAACGTccaaaattgacttgtaaccatttgtatcgcaatgaaactcaacaaaactaacttttatttaaaaatatatccttttcccaaatttaccgagtaTCGGCCCTATATAAAGCCTATATAaaggaattaaggtaaaattcaacataaaagtttctttatgaaagataaaaatatagtcatggtgtagggcccgactatactttcctacttgtttttaactaAAGATCGAAACCGATTTAATGTTTCATTTTTAATCTTAATTAATATTTccctaatattttttgtttttgatggtATGTCTGGGAATTTCTATTCAATAAACTCATATTCAcaattttttcatttccttctatttaatttatagtgAAAAAAAGTTGTGAAAGTATTTGAAAGTATGAGTGGCtgcttttatatacttatacattcatataaatatgtatatgaatatactGTCACATATGAAggcgttttatatttttagaattttataaataacatataATCTTTCGACTagacatgtacatatatatgtatatatctgtATTCTCCATtcatttttaaagattattagTCAAGTTTATTTTTGGGTTGACATTTTTTGTTTGCCTCGTTGATTCTTTTTAATTCTTTCAATTCTAAGTCTTCCTTTTTTGCTTTGTGGTACATAAAGagattattgtatttttttttttttttgttttatattatttccttttttactgATAGGGACTATTATATTTGCATAAAAGATTTTTgggttataaaaaataacatttaagtttttctttaataaatttagttatacgaaaattcaaaatctttttaaaattatatttaatttttaacataaactaaAGATTTGCTTTAATTATTCTTTAAACTTTCAACCTTTAGATTTAATTACTTTTGCGCAACCATTTTTCTAATTGTTGAACAACATTAAATAATCCTgttaaaaatcatattaaatttaCTAATAACGGACAACTAAAATTAGATTCGAAACGACaacaaataagaatttatttaattcacatTAAAGCAAaataccaaagaaaaaaaaactataaaacacagtcatatataaatatataaaacgaaGGAAAACTAAGAGAagacgaaaaaataaacattaacttGACACTGAGTCTACATATACATACTCTACACATGTCAACTACATAAATTTACAATACACCAATATCATAATGTCCCTTTTTCCAAATGAGTGAAAGTCTAGGAGGTGGTGGTCATTTTCAATTTAACACCCAAAAGGAGGAGTAGCAATACTAACGGTGACACTACACTATAACATTAACTACAAAGGACTGCTAGGGAGGACTTTAATAAGTACTACAACACATACCATCTGTATGAAACAGTCATACTATACAGTCATACAATTTGTAAATGGAAAAGGAGCAAAAAGAAAGATATACTAAAGTCTATAAGTATTGAACgatgattaaatttttacaccAGAAAAATCAATTACAATAATGTCTGTCTAAGGACTAGAACGAGCTGTATTTGTAAATAACAATTGTTAGACTACgacaatataatgaaaatatgtacaaaactCTTACTACCAAATCAAAGACTAAATGTAGTTGAATGTTGGTTTGATGGCTATTAAAATAGATGT
The nucleotide sequence above comes from Lucilia cuprina isolate Lc7/37 unplaced genomic scaffold, ASM2204524v1 Scaffold_1416, whole genome shotgun sequence. Encoded proteins:
- the LOC111676732 gene encoding protein sax-3 — translated: LRDEFRIEPQNTRIAQGDTALLECAAPRGVPEPVVFWKKSGQILDMESTKRIRIVDGGNLAIQDARQSDEGQYQCIAKNPVGIRESTMATLKVHIKPFIIRGPHDQTVLEGSSVTFPCRVGGDPMPDVLWLRTASGGNMPL